The Calliphora vicina chromosome 3, idCalVici1.1, whole genome shotgun sequence genome contains a region encoding:
- the Dred gene encoding dynactin subunit 1, which yields MNSSQPTHHFKVGQTVQIAGKHLEGRIAFIGTTNFAPGKWIGVILNEERGKNNGTVKGTFYFKCPANYGIFVRPTQLIMKKANVIEETHHSMETSVKTTKETPKKTAAAVTKLTDSNNLKKVPKQPTSTNLLKTTKINQPKEVTPLQPSTSQVSLVQTVVPGPCRTLRPPPALIPKRSKTSMSPSETFCCAKRSSFVETGFLEILRPQFTPGQPLRSPTFSTMMLNSSSSNLQDLKQQNRHLEARIVELNKEIEVLKSQKTEDIRKLQDMERLRLQNEQLVEFKVRIMDQQTNLQRELQRLRQELRELHEAKGQYQRELDEAAENIELLTLDKEMAEEKAETLQLELEIAQEQNEELALDVEILKAENERMLLGNDNNTINKEEINNSVGELRKLEQYNQRLRETVIKLRDVLTLEKQQSLKAMKELETNSSEILELRKTKELLTQRCDVMETHIIDLREQVDAALGAETMVSNLANAKLELEERVRLLEEEVNELEALEEIHEQLIESNQDLERDLREEIEMLNTNIRTLQQEKDTALETVYERDCTIMKFRALVKTLNEREQIREQVNLTTQASTTATVSTSEELNSISSNPEFMPGVDFQQVFASTKAYGRALELQLSSVDLKMFQLQIEYLKAFLPEELLLRGAAYDVILILIILQRCMEKIDIICSGIHEKFPASCEFGRDAIFEGYSVHRFAFRTRCLYLLRSLKMILLQLEFALNHCDYEICTHAAIYRGEMESQERHLDELLKLLKKGLLDENSPVEGLERAASFFNTLLNNLFASQNLGELLDEQKLYVSLIEVYDVALDCVNTHAGLLYTIIQLGDEQTDSFCSMQFLMEHARSFKMQLKQLQRKLPTKSVSYSTLQWPQLQRLHERNDHLGKLIELLSSTAREATKDIANSSKTDNTNEIAIDHERLWRIVNLNCNKLAPEAFQRSPVEFFHNSILILQEQLDEFQQFIKDSEKALTINLNTLYVRSNEITILQQAGEMKKHYDETKHLQHQLSEKDKEIKSLKYMAKLKQNDFSELQIRKDMAEKNLQKQQQDQEQLLQLVSQKMEDLLEGLQQQQIKFLTSLQNNNDKLQLLEKAQENLKLCLASNSQTLTSCSHEALKEIESLTQCIRYHRQENVTLQSKYLKTEFLKLDPLHVPQRAATQNQTEIKQLSEDLNHLKKSWLMGFIAMPQTRAKTQVQRETQQLSEHILAMYYKTHPHRRVLTEFGQFRTPEVKELME from the coding sequence ATGAATAGCAGCCAACCAACGCACCACTTTAAAGTTGGTCAAACCGTACAAATAGCTGGCAAACATTTAGAGGGCCGTATTGCTTTCATAGGTACAACGAATTTCGCCCCCGGCAAATGGATTGGTGTCATACTCAACGAGGAACGTGGCAAAAATAATGGCACCGTCAAGGGTACATTTTACTTCAAGTGTCCGGCCAACTATGGCATCTTTGTAAGACCCACTCAGTTGATAATGAAAAAAGCCAATGTTATAGAGGAAACACACCACAGCATGGAGACGTCAGTGAAAACAACCAAGGAAACACCCAAGAAAACGGCGGCAGCTGTCACGAAATTAACGGACAGTAATAATTTGAAGAAGGTGCCCAAACAGCCCACTTCTACCAATCTACTCAAGACTACCAAGATTAATCAACCCAAAGAGGTGACGCCTTTGCAGCCCAGCACCAGTCAAGTGTCGTTGGTGCAAACGGTGGTACCGGGACCATGTCGCACCTTAAGGCCCCCACCCGCCTTAATTCCCAAACGCAGCAAAACCTCCATGAGTCCGTCGGAGACATTTTGTTGTGCCAAACGTAGCTCTTTTGTGGAAACCGGTTTTCTAGAGATTTTAAGACCCCAATTTACACCGGGACAACCCTTAAGGTCGCCTACCTTTAGCACCATGATGTTAAATTCTAGCTCCAGTAATTTACAGGATCTGAAGCAGCAAAACAGACACTTGGAGGCCAGAATCGTGGAGTTGAATAAGGAAATTGAGGtattaaaatctcaaaaaaccGAGGATATAAGAAAACTGCAAGACATGGAACGTTTGCGTTTACAAAATGAACAATTAGTGGAATTCAAGGTGCGCATCATGGACCAACAAACCAACTTGCAACGAGAACTGCAGCGCCTAAGGCAGGAGCTAAGAGAATTACACGAAGCCAAGGGCCAATACCAAAGAGAACTAGATGAGGCGGCTGAAAATATAGAACTGCTTACCTTGGATAAAGAAATGGCCGAGGAGAAGGCCGAAACTTTGCAGTTGGAACTGGAAATTGCTCAAGAACAAAATGAGGAATTGGCTTTGGATGTGGAGATATTAAAGGCCGAAAATGAGCGCATGCTATTGGGCAACGACAACAATACCATTAATAAGGAGGAAATCAATAATTCAGTGGGTGAGCTTAGGAAATTGGAGCAATATAATCAACGACTAAGAGAGACGGTCATCAAGCTAAGAGATGTATTAACTTTGGAGAAACAGCAGTCCTTAAAGGCCATGAAAGAGCTGGAAACTAATAGTTCAGAAATATTGGAATTAAGAAAAACCAAAGAGTTATTAACCCAACGTTGTGATGTTATGGAGACTCATATAATAGATCTAAGAGAGCAGGTGGATGCTGCCTTAGGAGCTGAAACTATGGTGTCCAATTTGGCCAATGCCAAGCTGGAATTAGAGGAGAGGGTGCGTTTGTTGGAAGAAGAGGTTAATGAGCTAGAAGCTTTAGAGGAGATACATGAGCAGTTGATAGAAAGTAATCAGGATTTGGAAAGAGATCTCAGGGAAGAAATAGAAATGCTTAATACCAATATAAGAACTTTGCAGCAGGAGAAAGATACAGCCTTGGAGACGGTATACGAAAGAGACTGCACCATAATGAAATTTAGAGCTTTGGTTAAGACACTCAATGAAAGAGAGCAAATCAGAGAACAGGTTAATCTAACCACACAAGCTTCCACAACAGCCACGGTATCCACATCGGAAGAGCTGAACAGTATCTCCTCCAATCCAGAATTTATGCCGGGAGTAGATTTCCAACAGGTCTTTGCCTCCACCAAAGCCTATGGCAGAGCTTTGGAGTTGCAGCTCTCCTCTGTGGATCTGAAAATGTTCCAGCTACAAATCGAGTATTTGAAAGCCTTTTTACCCGAAGAATTATTGCTGAGAGGAGCCGCCTATGATGTCATactcattttaattattttgcaaagaTGCATGGAGAAAATCGATATTATATGTTCGGGTATACACGAAAAGTTTCCAGCATCTTGTGAGTTTGGCAGAGATGCCATATTTGAGGGTTATTCCGTGCATCGTTTTGCTTTTAGAACCAGATGCTTGTATCTGTTGCGTTCGCTTAAAATGATTTTGCTGCAATTGGAATTTGCTTTGAATCACTGTGACTATGAAATCTGCACACATGCCGCCATTTATAGGGGCGAAATGGAGAGCCAAGAAAGGCATTTGGATGAATTATTGAAATTGCTCAAGAAGGGTCTATTGGATGAGAATTCCCCTGTGGAGGGTTTGGAGAGAGCGGCCAGCTTTTTTAATACTTTGTTAAATAATCTATTTGCTTCCCAAAATCTAGGTGAACTGCTGGACGAACAAAAGCTGTATGTAAGTCTGATAGAGGTCTATGATGTGGCCTTGGATTGTGTTAATACTCATGCAGGTCTATTGTATACCATAATACAGCTGGGTGATGAGCAGACCGATTCATTTTGCAGCATGCAATTTCTTATGGAACATGCACGCTCCTTTAAAATGCAATTGAAACAGCTGCAGCGCAAGTTGCCCACCAAATCGGTTAGCTATAGCACTCTGCAGTGGCCTCAGCTGCAAAGATTGCACGAACgcaatgatcacttgggtaaaCTAATAGAATTGTTAAGTTCCACAGCCCGAGAAGCCACCAAGGACATAGCCAATTCCTCTAAAACCGATAATACCAATGAAATAGCCATTGATCATGAACGTTTGTGGCGCATTGTGAATttgaattgcaacaaattgGCCCCGGAGGCTTTTCAACGTTCTCCGGTGGAATTTTTCCACAATTCCATTTTGATATTGCAGGAACAATTGGATGAATTCCAGCAATTTATTAAGGACAGTGAAAAGGCTTTAACCATTAATCTCAACACTTTGTATGTGCGCTCCAATGAGATAACCATTCTACAGCAGGCCGGCGAAATGAAAAAGCACTACGATGAAACCAAACATTTGCAGCATCAGCTAAGCGAAAAGGATAAAGAAATCAAATCCCTTAAATACATGGCCAAACTGAAACAAAATGACTTTTCCGAACTGCAAATACGCAAGGATATGGCCGAAAAGAATCTACAAAAGCAGCAGCAAGACCAAGAGCAATTATTACAGTTGGTTTCACAAAAAATGGAAGATTTGCTGGAGGGTCTGCAGCAGCAACAAATCAAATTCCTAACTTCTCTGCAAAACAACAACGACAAACTACAGCTGCTAGAGAAAGCCCAAGAAAATCTAAAACTTTGCTTGGCTTCCAATTCCCAAACGCTGACCTCTTGCTCCCATGAGGCCCTAAAAGAAATCGAAAGTCTTACACAATGCATACGCTATCACCGCCAGGAGAACGTAACGCTACAatcaaaatacttaaaaaccGAGTTTCTCAAACTAGATCCTCTGCATGTGCCCCAAAGGGCCGCAACTCAAAATCAAACAGAAATCAAACAACTTAGCGAAGATCTCAACCATTTGAAAAAGTCTTGGCTTATGGGCTTTATAGCTATGCCACAAACACGCGCTAAAACCCAGGTTCAACGCGAAACGCAACAGCTGTCAGAACATATCTTGGCCATGTATTACAAAACACATCCACATCGTAGGGTCCTGACAGAATTTGGACAATTTCGCACACCCGAAGTTAAGGAATTAATGGAATAG